The segment GGCCTTGATGGCGTTCATATCTTCTTCCTGCTCCTCATTTACTTCCTCTTCTCTcgcttcatcatcatcttcctcattAACAGATTTTGAGTTATTGGTCTCTTCTAAAGCGGTTTTGTCTCTTATAAACTCATCCATGAGTTCAAGCTTCTTCTGCGTGATTTTCTCTATCTCTGGGTACTCGGAAGACCTAGCGATACCCATGTTCTTACACCAGGAATAGAACTGGTCTAGCTCTTCAAACTGTTTAGAGACACGACAGAAAATGTCATAGACCTTGATCGAATCAGGAATCTCTAACTCCATGAATCGCTCGATCAAAACACCCATTATCTCTGTCACATCATAATATATCTGAAAACTCTCCTTCACTATCGGATACAGAGCCACAATCACAACTCTATTGTTCCTCGCGCTTCCTGTTTATGCACATAACTTGTTACAAAATGAACATAGCAtagaacaagaaaacaaatgGATGTGATGTAAGTTGTTTATTTTGTACAATGTTGAATAAATTGTTAAAGCGTGACTATGACTAGACGGATTATTTGAGGTCTAGTGAAGCCTACACTTTaattagtattgatatatatattatatattaaatattttagtttttatatttataaaattattttatgaattataaaaattagagaATATAAATTAGACAAATATATGGATTTACACTAACATTATTAATTGATTAAATAAATTCTGATTAATTATATCGATTTAGACCAATTTTAATCGAATGGTTTGAACCGATTTGAATAGCgttaatcaaattttaataaaatcgtTTTGGTTATAACTGATTTGCCACCCTAGGAAATTTTAAGAAATTGCTGAAAATGTTCTATTCGTGTGAATCGCATAAGTCGGATTGTATTTGTAGTACCTGCTGGACGACAAGCCAAGAAACGGTCAAGAAGTTGCTGCAAATGCTGTACTCTGGTGAATATCTCCTCTGTTTTCATCTCCGCGGTAGGTTGTGACCTAACCACTATAGCCTTGGAGAGATCAGCCTCGGGCTTATCTTGCTTGTCATCCACGGTATCTCCTCCAACGCAGTAAACTCCACGTTTCCCATGTCTAGCTTGCATCCTCAAATCAAGCCTATCGTCGAGGTACAAGGCATAAGTCCTTACAAAAGCAGAGTAGTCCCATGAGTTTGACCTAGAAACATCTCTAAAGTCAGACATGTTGAGAAGCCTTGTCCCACGGCGAGTAGCGAAGAAGATCTCTTGCTCATAGGCTCGATCGCCTTCTCCTAAGAGACGTTGGATCAGAATCAAGGTTTTGAGAGCAACGGTCCAGCATTTGGTTTTGTTAAGACGTCTAGAAAGCGTGTTGACGCATGCGTTGATGTAGTTGCGTGAGTAAGAAGTTAGGCTAAGAATCTCTCTTATGTACTTCTCTTCCGCTGGGTACTCCTCGTGACGAGTGGCTTTGACGATGGCAACGTCAAGCTCTGATAAAGAAGCGCTTCGGCCGTTGACTTTGGCTAGACCGACGCTTGTTTGGTCCTTCACGGCTCCTATTGCTCGTTTAAGTTTACTAGAACtcatatttttgtgatttattataaatgtattttagttagataaagaaaaacaagacAATGAGATGAAGAGAGAAAAGGGAAGAACGAgaggattgttttatttttttgttctcgTTTCCTCTCTTCTCCTTTTGTGtgtctttttgtttctttgttgtcTTCAATTGTGTATGTTGTTTTGTTTCGTCAATGTAGTTTCTTTGGTGTACGTTGATTTTTACCATGCAAGTCGCCGAGGTTCTCGGAGACTTTGGCCGGTGATTAATATGCCACGTGACCTTTTTAATTGGTAAACTGAAATTTTCCAGTAAGGAGTCATTCTCGTTCCTTGTCTTTGCCATTAATTGTGGAAGGAGGAGATACTGATTAAGGAGTCAATCTCGTTCCTGTGATCTTCGTTTTTTAGCCATGGTACACACAATTTCGATAATCTTTGTTTAGATGaggttatataatttataactaGACTTTGTAATAGCATATACCTTGATGAGGCTTTTATAACATCCCGGTATGTgatatatgaaaatgtttaagataaTTGATTTGACTACGTATATCACAAAAATACACTTATTTTTTAGGGACATATTTTTTTAGAACTTCTGAATTAAGCGTGTTTGATCTAGAATAGTATAAGGATACCAAAATGTAACACACGTCTCATCAACACTCGAGACCGGCGTGTTACTAATCAACAACTTATATCTCAAAATCTCTAAAAAGGTCTGAAAGTCgattttcatataaatacaaaataaatccATAAATCCAATAACTGAAATAATCGTAGAAAATAGTAAACATAAGTCTgagaaataaaacaaagaaaaacgcTTAAAAGTACCAACTGTTCGATCAATTTTCTACTTGTCAGTCTCACCTAAAACTTTCTCACCATGATTTTTTCAAATGGAAAATCACTTGTTCatcaatatgtttttttatttcgtTAGGTTCCacttgaattattcaaaaacatttgttaatttttcatataagaacagttattaatatttttttatacttaaaaataaaagggaaaattgctaaaagagaacaaaaaaacaaggttGTTGTCCCTTTAGTATAAAACCAACATAAAGTTGTCTCAATAGTATATTTTTTCTCATAATCCCAAAACTACCcctatatttaatctaattaaacacaatttaaaagttaatttgaattttaaaaaaaaaagttaatggaaaaaaggtaaaaaacagTTGAAAGGCAAtcgaaaaaaaaagaggtatagatatgcatcatagagaacaagagtttgtgagaagaatcaaaagaaaaactatggaaaaaccatagattgatgaagaagagaaggaataatcgtttttttttaaatttttcaagtAAAATCGACCGTAACACGTTTTAGAAAGTTAAAATATTTCTAAgagatttttagaatattttcttaactgaaatttcattaattttcgcAAAAATCCAAgtattcttatccgtagaaggcGACTTCTAAAAGTTTAGAAGAATGATAAAAATTCTGAATACACTTTCTACTTTGAGTAGACGTAAGATTACATTGTAGAAAACACATTCCTCGAAATTTAGAATACTTTATAAAAGTAGAAGATGCATTTGGAAGGAAAGTGGATACTTTTACGATTAGTAGAATGTGCATTcctctttttt is part of the Brassica rapa cultivar Chiifu-401-42 chromosome A09, CAAS_Brap_v3.01, whole genome shotgun sequence genome and harbors:
- the LOC103843710 gene encoding putative clathrin assembly protein At1g03050, with amino-acid sequence MSSSKLKRAIGAVKDQTSVGLAKVNGRSASLSELDVAIVKATRHEEYPAEEKYIREILSLTSYSRNYINACVNTLSRRLNKTKCWTVALKTLILIQRLLGEGDRAYEQEIFFATRRGTRLLNMSDFRDVSRSNSWDYSAFVRTYALYLDDRLDLRMQARHGKRGVYCVGGDTVDDKQDKPEADLSKAIVVRSQPTAEMKTEEIFTRVQHLQQLLDRFLACRPAGSARNNRVVIVALYPIVKESFQIYYDVTEIMGVLIERFMELEIPDSIKVYDIFCRVSKQFEELDQFYSWCKNMGIARSSEYPEIEKITQKKLELMDEFIRDKTALEETNNSKSVNEEDDDEAREEEVNEEQEEDMNAIKALPAPPPKEDEEEKTEEEAEEPVIIEENKKEEVADLLDLVDISSGEAGAAGDSLALALFDGPYASGSGSESGPGWEAFKDDGADWETALVQSATNLSGQKTELGGGFDMLLLNGMYQHGTVNAAVQNSTAYGASGSASSMAFGSAGRPAATMLALPAPATANGSSNGPVVPMDPFAASLVVAPPAYVQMNEMEKKQRMLMEEQIMWEQFSREGRQGHMNISQNQNQPNYSYTPQY